From Astyanax mexicanus isolate ESR-SI-001 chromosome 11, AstMex3_surface, whole genome shotgun sequence, the proteins below share one genomic window:
- the rpl31 gene encoding 60S ribosomal protein L31, whose translation MAPLKKGGEKKKGRSAINEVVTREYTINVHKRIHGISFKKRAPRAIKEIRKFAMKEMGTPDVRIDTRLNKAVWAKGVRNVPYRMRVRLSRKRNEDEDSPNKLYTLVTYVPVTTYKGLQTVNVDEN comes from the exons ATGGCACCACTAAAGAaaggaggagagaaaaagaagggGCGTTCTGCCATCAACGAGGTGGTGACCAGGGAGTACACCATCAACGTCCACAAACGCATTCATGGCAT CTCTTTCAAGAAGAGGGCACCTCGTGCTATTAAAGAAATCAGAAAGTTCGCCATGAAGGAGATGGGCACCCCAGACGTCCGCATCGACACACGTCTGAACAAGGCAGTTTGGGCCAAAGGAGTCAG GAACGTCCCGTACCGCATGCGCGTGCGTCTCTCCAGGAAACGTAATGAAGACGAAGATTCTCCCAACAAACTGTACACCCTCGTCACATACGTTCCAGTCACCACGTACAAAG GTCTCCAGACTGTCAATGTGGATGAAAACTAA